A stretch of the bacterium genome encodes the following:
- a CDS encoding sigma-70 family RNA polymerase sigma factor: MVDRIGNSRRQMVAPSSSEVTKYLQAWNQGDEAALEKLMPIVYNELRKLARSYMRRERSGHTLQATALVHEAFLRLIDQNAVTWQNRAHFFGIAAQMMKRILVNHEVSRRAAKRSGGAEKVTLEHAKGIESQQDLDIIQLNEALQELESMDSRQCRIVELRFFSGLTLEETAEVMNLSLATVKRDWSTAKLWLRQRISKGTGS; the protein is encoded by the coding sequence ATGGTTGATAGAATCGGCAATTCAAGGAGGCAAATGGTGGCGCCTTCATCCAGTGAAGTGACAAAATACCTTCAGGCGTGGAATCAGGGTGATGAAGCAGCTCTCGAGAAATTGATGCCCATCGTTTACAACGAGTTGCGGAAGTTGGCGCGCTCCTATATGCGGCGGGAGCGATCCGGTCACACGCTGCAAGCCACCGCGCTGGTTCATGAAGCCTTTCTGCGACTCATTGATCAAAATGCCGTAACCTGGCAAAACCGCGCTCATTTTTTCGGTATAGCCGCTCAAATGATGAAACGCATCCTGGTGAATCACGAGGTGAGCCGCCGCGCAGCTAAACGGAGTGGTGGCGCAGAAAAGGTAACGTTGGAACACGCGAAAGGAATTGAATCGCAACAAGACCTGGACATCATTCAGCTTAACGAAGCGCTGCAAGAGTTGGAATCGATGGATTCAAGGCAATGTCGAATTGTGGAATTACGTTTTTTCAGCGGTTTAACACTTGAGGAAACTGCTGAAGTAATGAATTTATCTTTAGCAACTGTCAAACGGGATTGGAGCACGGCAAAGCTCTGGTTGCGTCAACGGATCAGCAAGGGCACAGGAAGCTGA